The Monomorium pharaonis isolate MP-MQ-018 chromosome 5, ASM1337386v2, whole genome shotgun sequence genome includes a window with the following:
- the LOC105840897 gene encoding protein PET100 homolog, mitochondrial, with amino-acid sequence MGWMLEVAKMFLYISFPVGIFHYVNQPAYFEEYVIKAKQEYYPPESKQAYEEVENFIRDFNSTMEKKRLDEMESKTRK; translated from the coding sequence ATGGGCTGGATGTTAGAGGTAGCGAAGATGTTTCTCTATATATCGTTTCCTGTTGGAATATTTCACTATGTCAATCAGCCAGCTTATTTTGAGGAGTATGTAATAAAAGCAAAACAGGAATACTATCCACCTGAGAGTAAACAGGCATATGAGGAggtggaaaattttattcgtgaTTTTAATTCTACCATGGAAAAGAAACGTTTGGATGAAATGGAGAGTAAAACCAGAAAGTGA